The genomic segment GCAGCAGTCGCCGGACCACCACGCCGTCATGATCGCCACCGCCCAGCCTTGGGATGACGAAATGCGCCTGCGCATCGCCCGCCATCAGCAGGAGCGCGCTGAGCGCGTGCCCGGCATGAAGACTGTGGAAGAGCCGCTGGCGTTGGCTGAGGCCATTGAGCAGCACAGCACCCCGGCAACATTGGTGGTGGTGGACTGCCTGACGCTGTGGCTCACCAACCAGCTGATGCCGGTCGATTTTGAGCCCAATAGCCCTCCAGCCCAAGTAGATCCTGCGCGGGTAGCTTCTTTTTTGATAGCAATCGCGCAGGCCCCTGGCCCTGTGGTGCTGGTGGGCAACGAGATCGGCCTGGGCGTAATCCCCATGGGGCGCGAAGTGCGCGCCTTTGTGGATGCGCTGGGCCGGCTCAACCAACAGGTGGCTGCCACCTGCGAACGCGTCACCCTCATGGCTGCCGGCTTGCCGCTGACCCTGAAGGCACCCTGAAACATTTTTTACCAAGGAGCAAAATCATGCACATCGAACCCGGTCTGGTAGACACCACCAAAATTTTCCTGAGCTACGCCACTGCCACCACCGCGGCCCTGTACGCCACCAAACTGGCGGTCGATGCCGTCAAAAAAGACGGCCCCCTGGCCCTGATCGCCCGTGCCTTGCTGTGCGTAGGCTTGGTGTTTTGCTTTTTTGAAGTGGCGCCGCACCACCCCGTGGGCGTGTCCGAGGTGCATCTGATTCTGGGCACCACCCTGATGCTGATCTTCGGCGTGGCGCCTGCAGCCATCGGCCTGATGGGCGGCTTGTTGATCCAGAGCGTGTTTTTCGCGCAGCAAGACTTGCCCCAGTACGGCATGAACGTCACCACCTTGCTGGTGCCCTTGTTTGCCACCGCCGCCTTGGCCCGCCGCATCGTGCCTGCAAATGTGGCCTATGTAGACCTGACTTACGGCCAGGCTTTCAAGCTGTCTGCAGCCTACCAAGGTGGCATCGTGGCTTGGGTCGCCTTCTGGGCTATTTACGGCCGTGGCGTGGGTATGGAGAACATGAGCCAGATTGCCACTTTCGGCGCGGCTTACATGACCGTGGTGCTGGTAGAGCCCCTGGTGGACCTGGGTGTGCTGGCGGCTGCCAAGGCTATGCGTCGTTTGCAAGGCAACCCGCTGGTGAACCAGCGCGTGTACACCGCGGCCTGAGCATTTGCTGAACTGAAGGACTGTTGTTGTGGATTTGATCGCCCCCCCCGTAGACCGTGACACGCCCCGTCCGCAAGGCGAGCGGCGTGGTTTGATATTGGTGCACACCGGCACCGGCAAAGGCAAGAGCACCGCCGCCTTTGGGCTGGCGCTGCGCGCCCATGGCCGGGGCAAGGCGGTCAAGGTCTACCAGTTCATGAAAGTGCCCACCGCGCGTTTCGGCGAGCACCGCCTGTTTGAGCAGCTGGGCATTCCTATCACCGGCTTGGGCGACGGCTTCACCTGGAAGAGCAAAGACCTGGACCACTCCGCCGAGCTGGCCCAGGCCGGTTGGGAGCAAGCCAAAGCCACGGTGATGGCGGGCGAGCACTTCATGGTGGTGCTGGATGAAATTATGTACCCCCTGCGCTACGGCTGGATTCCTCTCGAATCCATCTTGTCCTGCCTGCGCGAGCGCCCGCCGCATGTGCACGTGGTGCTCACCGGTCGCAATGCCCCAGCGGAGCTGATTGAGGTCGCCGACACCGTGACCGAGATGACGCTCGTCAAACACCACTTCAAAGCCGGTGTGCCCGCCCAGCGCGGGATTGAAGACTGATGACCTTGCCACGGGTCGCGTCCGCTGAGCCTGCTTTGTCCCTGGCTGCCGTGTCGTACCAGCGGCAGGGGCGGGCGGTGCTGGCGCAGGTGTCGCTGGACATTCCGTTTGGCCAGCACATTGCACTACTCGGGCCCAACGGCGCGGGCAAGTCCAGCCTGTTGCACCTGATGGCCGGTCGCTTGCGGCCTGAATCAGGGCAGGTGTTGCTCGGCGGCACCGATTTGCAGCAGATGCCCGGCCCCGACCGGGCGCGGCAGATGGCCGTGGTGCATCAGCATGAATTTATCCACGCCCAGCTCCGGGTGCGCGACTACGTAGCACTGGGCCGCACCCCCCACAGCGGTGCTAGCCGCGCTGCACATGTGCACGCCATCGACACTGCACTCAGCCGTTGCCGCCTGCAAGACCTGCAAGACCGGGCCATGGGCACACTCTCCGGCGGAGAGCAGCAGCGCAGCGCCATCGCCCGTGCCTTGGCCCAAGAGCCCCGCATTTTGTTGCTCGATGAGCCCACCAACCATTTGGACTTGCGCACCCGCTCTGATGTGCTGGACTTGCTGGCCAGCCTGGAGATCACGGTGGTGGCCGCACTCCACGAGTTGAGTCTGGTGCAGCGCTTTGCCCACCGCGCCGTGTTACTGGGCGAGGGCAGGGTGGTGGCTGACGATGTGCCCGCCCGGGTGCTCACGCCCGAGCTGGTGCTGGGCAATTTCGGGATGGATGTTTTTTATCTGCCGTTGCCCCACCGCGACCAACCGGTCGCCGTGTTTGAATCCCCCGGGCCCCGCCATTCGATTCGTGAATATGAAAACTAAACCTAATCTCACTTTTTCCTGCCGCTCCTGGCTTGCCGCTTGCGGCCTCTCGGTGCTGTCTTTGGCAGCACACGCCCAAACCTTCCCAGTGACGGTGGACAGCTGCGGCGAAAAGCTCACGTTCACAGCACCTCCAAAGGCCGCGCTGATCCACGACATCAACATGACCGACATGGCCTTGTCACTGGGGCTGCAAGGCCAGATGGCCGGCGTGAGCGGCATTACCGGCTGGTACAAGATGAGCCCCGAGTTCAAGCAGGCCCTGGGCAGCATCAAAGAAATAGCGCCCAAGCAGCCCAGCCTGGAAAACATCTTGGCGCTCAAGCCCGATTTCTTTTTTGCAGGCTGGAACTACGGCATGGCCGTGGGCGGCGAGGTCACGCCCACCACGCTCAAAAAATACAAAATCCCCACGCTGGTGCTGAGCGAAAGCTGCATCCATGTGGACAAGGCCCGCCCGCCCGCCAGCATGGAGCTGCTGTATGCCGACTACCTCAAGCTAGGCACCATCTTCGGCAAAGAAGCCCAGGCCAAGGCACAAATTGCCCAGTGGAAGCAGCGCCTGGCAGCTCTGCCCAAAGCCACCGGCAAAGAGCCGCTGCGCATGTTCTTGTTTGACTCGGGCGAAGACAAGCCTTTCACTGCCGGCAAATTCGCCATCCCCACCGCGATGATGGCAGCCGTGGGCGGCCGCAACATCATGGACGATGTGGACGCCAGCTGGGGCACCGTGGCCTGGGAGGCGGTGGCCGCCCGCAACCCCGAGTTCCTGGTGTTGCTCGACTATCAAAACGACGGCGGCGCTGAAAAGCTTCTCCAGTTCCTGCAAAAGCATCCGCTGATGCAGCACACCACGGCCGTCAAAAACAAGCGTTTTGTCGCTTTGCGCTACGAAGAGCTCACCCCCGGCCCGGCCAACGTGGCAGCCATTGAAAAAATGGCCCGGGCCGTCAACCGCTGATGCCTGGGTCCGCCCCCATGCGCCTGGCACCTGCTGTGCGATCCACCAGCCTGCTGACCGTGTGTCTGCTGCTGTTGCTGGCGTGCGTGAGTTTGCTGTCGGTGGTGTCGGGTGCTACCGAGGTGGCGTGGTCGCAGGTTGGGCATGGCTTGGGTCTTTGGTTGCGCGGCGCGCCTGACGCGGACTACACCATGGTCGACCGCATCGTGGTGGATCTGCGCGTGCCCCGCATGTTGTTGGCGATTGTGGTGGGAGCCGGTCTGGCCTTGGTGGGTGCGCTGTTGCAAACCACCACCCGTAACGATTTGTCAGACCCCTACCTCTTTGGCCTGTCCTCGGGCTCTGCGGCCGGGGCCGTGGCGGTGATTACGCTCACCGGCGAGGTGCTGGGCGTCTGGACACTGCCGCTTGCTGCCTTTGTCGGCGGCATGGCGTCGGTGGTGGTCGTGCTGCTGCTGTTGCGCCGCTATCGCAGCCACACGCCGGAGCGCATGATTCTGGCGGGCCTGTCCGTCTCGTTTTTGTTCACCGCACTGACCTATTACTTCACCTTTCTGGGCGACCAGCGTGCCGCCCAGTCGGTCATGTTCTGGACCATGGGCGGCCTGGGTTCCGCCCGCTGGGACAACCTGTTTATTCCCCTGACTGGTTTGGCGGTGCTGTCGCTTTTCTCGTGGCACAGGCGCCACGCCCTGGACGCCATGCTCAGTGGCGACCACACCGCGCACAGCCTGGGCATCGCGCCCGAGCGGCTGCGGGTGCAGGCCTTTGTGGTGTGCGCCTTTGCCACCGCGTGTTTTGTGGCAGTCTCCGGGGTGATTGGTT from the Rhodoferax potami genome contains:
- a CDS encoding bifunctional adenosylcobinamide kinase/adenosylcobinamide-phosphate guanylyltransferase; protein product: MTDFTIARSELILGGQKSGKSRRAELLAREWVQQSPDHHAVMIATAQPWDDEMRLRIARHQQERAERVPGMKTVEEPLALAEAIEQHSTPATLVVVDCLTLWLTNQLMPVDFEPNSPPAQVDPARVASFLIAIAQAPGPVVLVGNEIGLGVIPMGREVRAFVDALGRLNQQVAATCERVTLMAAGLPLTLKAP
- a CDS encoding energy-coupling factor ABC transporter permease; protein product: MHIEPGLVDTTKIFLSYATATTAALYATKLAVDAVKKDGPLALIARALLCVGLVFCFFEVAPHHPVGVSEVHLILGTTLMLIFGVAPAAIGLMGGLLIQSVFFAQQDLPQYGMNVTTLLVPLFATAALARRIVPANVAYVDLTYGQAFKLSAAYQGGIVAWVAFWAIYGRGVGMENMSQIATFGAAYMTVVLVEPLVDLGVLAAAKAMRRLQGNPLVNQRVYTAA
- the cobO gene encoding cob(I)yrinic acid a,c-diamide adenosyltransferase yields the protein MDLIAPPVDRDTPRPQGERRGLILVHTGTGKGKSTAAFGLALRAHGRGKAVKVYQFMKVPTARFGEHRLFEQLGIPITGLGDGFTWKSKDLDHSAELAQAGWEQAKATVMAGEHFMVVLDEIMYPLRYGWIPLESILSCLRERPPHVHVVLTGRNAPAELIEVADTVTEMTLVKHHFKAGVPAQRGIED
- a CDS encoding FecCD family ABC transporter permease, which codes for MRLAPAVRSTSLLTVCLLLLLACVSLLSVVSGATEVAWSQVGHGLGLWLRGAPDADYTMVDRIVVDLRVPRMLLAIVVGAGLALVGALLQTTTRNDLSDPYLFGLSSGSAAGAVAVITLTGEVLGVWTLPLAAFVGGMASVVVVLLLLRRYRSHTPERMILAGLSVSFLFTALTYYFTFLGDQRAAQSVMFWTMGGLGSARWDNLFIPLTGLAVLSLFSWHRRHALDAMLSGDHTAHSLGIAPERLRVQAFVVCAFATACFVAVSGVIGFVGLMVPHLARALAGALHRHMLHIAMLIGALLLLLSDVVSRSILAPQELPVGIVTASVGALFVMYTLLHQSDGA
- a CDS encoding ABC transporter ATP-binding protein: MTLPRVASAEPALSLAAVSYQRQGRAVLAQVSLDIPFGQHIALLGPNGAGKSSLLHLMAGRLRPESGQVLLGGTDLQQMPGPDRARQMAVVHQHEFIHAQLRVRDYVALGRTPHSGASRAAHVHAIDTALSRCRLQDLQDRAMGTLSGGEQQRSAIARALAQEPRILLLDEPTNHLDLRTRSDVLDLLASLEITVVAALHELSLVQRFAHRAVLLGEGRVVADDVPARVLTPELVLGNFGMDVFYLPLPHRDQPVAVFESPGPRHSIREYEN
- a CDS encoding ABC transporter substrate-binding protein — translated: MKTKPNLTFSCRSWLAACGLSVLSLAAHAQTFPVTVDSCGEKLTFTAPPKAALIHDINMTDMALSLGLQGQMAGVSGITGWYKMSPEFKQALGSIKEIAPKQPSLENILALKPDFFFAGWNYGMAVGGEVTPTTLKKYKIPTLVLSESCIHVDKARPPASMELLYADYLKLGTIFGKEAQAKAQIAQWKQRLAALPKATGKEPLRMFLFDSGEDKPFTAGKFAIPTAMMAAVGGRNIMDDVDASWGTVAWEAVAARNPEFLVLLDYQNDGGAEKLLQFLQKHPLMQHTTAVKNKRFVALRYEELTPGPANVAAIEKMARAVNR